The window GCGATGCTCCAGGTCGATCCCGAATTGCTGATCATCGCCAATGGCCAGTCACTCGAATGGAACAAGCCTCTGGTCAAGCGGAAAGGAAAACTCGTCCGGTCACTATCTTTGCACACCCTTACCGGTGGCGGGGCGCGTCGGGAAAAGGATGCCGAAGCGGTTTACTTGGCCCTCATGGGCTACATCGCCTCATACGATGATAAACTCAATGAACTGAAAGCTCAGGCTACGCCGTACAACCCGGATGTGAAAATCGCCGTCACGGAGCATCAGATTATGTGTGGCGTTCCCCACTTACCGACGAATGCCACACAAGCGGAGTCGCTCTATCTGGCAGGCGCGTTACACAGCGCAATGCGGCAAGGTGATCTCGTCGAGATGTTTACCCACAGTGCGTTGGTAAATCACGGAGGTGGCCTGAAGAAGGAGCGGGAGATCGTTTACCCGGCTCCGGTTCACTGGGTATCACACCTCTACGGCAATCTTCCCGAGGCGACCCTTGTGCATTCCGTCACCTCATCACCAACCTTCACAGCGAACATTAAATCCATCATGGTGGGGTCTAACCTGCCTTACATTGACGCCCTTGCAGCGATCTGGGATAATGGCTTGATTATACTGGCGCAAAATCGCCATCCCACCGAAGAAATCGAGATCACTTGCGAACTCAGCAACTTCGCCCCAGCTAATACCGCAGAACTCCAAACCATTGCCGGTGAGAGTTACATGTCTCGAAACGACTGGGATTCACCCAATAAAGTTGCGATTAACACACGCGAAATCTCAATTGGAGGCTCCAACTTTAAGATATCGCTCTCTCCGCACTCTGTAAATGCGTTGATGATCAATCAGGCTTAACCCATCCAACCTTTAAATCCATATTAACATCTTTTTTCAGGAGGAAACTTTCATGAAATTCGTACTCTACAATGACTTTCAACTGGGCGTTTTGCAGGGCGATACAGTCGTCCCAGTTGGTAATTCAGTCGCAGGCTTAGGGCATCACAACGCTCAAGAAATGATGCAGATGATCATTACTGATTGGGATGCCATACAGCCCAGGATTGAGAGTGCCATAGATGGTGGGAATGGTGTCGCCCTCGATACGGTGACTTTGCAATCGCCCCTACCCCGCCCCGGCCAACTCATGTGCGCCGCCGGTAATTATATCGAGCCGGGGCATCCGGAGCGCGGTCTGTTCAATGGATTTCTCAAGGCCAACACCAGCGTGATGCCTACTGGCAGCACGGTTGAACTCCCGGACGCCGAAGCGAGTGTTTTCCATTTTGAGCCAGAGTTGGCTCTGGTAATCGGCAAGAGGGCCAGCCACCTCTCGCAAGCCGACGCGCTGGACCACGTCTTTGGTTACACACAGTTCATAGATGTTTCGGCTCGCGGATTGCCCGGTGGTTTCTTTCTGGGAAAAAGCTGGCACACATTTGCTCCCCTCGGACCGGCTCTGGTGACTGCCGATGAGGTATCAAATCCAAATGATCTTTCAGTAAAGCTATGGGTCAACAACGCCCTCAAACACAATTTTTCTACAGGCGATATGGCCCGCCACATTCCCGAGTTGCTGGAGGAAATCACCAGCGTCATCACTCTGGAGCCAGGAGATGTCGTTGCAACCGGCACCCATCACGAAGCCCTGTCACCGATTCAGGATGGGTTCAAGGTCCGGTTGGAGATCGAGGAATTCGGTCCTCACCTGGAGGTCAGTGTCCACGATTCGCTAAAGAGGCGTTGGTAAAATAGCTTGGACGAATTCAGCTCTTGTAACTTAGTTTTTTAATAATCAAAGTCAAAAGGTCGTGAGAACTAATCTCACGGCCTTTTTTTATTAGGATGCGCAATGAATGGAACGCGCCACGAATTTCTACTGTCAAATAAGATGTCACACCACTCGCGCACAAGCGCGCAATGCGGATCACCCATATAAAGAGAAAGCATGCCTGCAAATACGGCGACCAGGCCCCGGCGGCTGAAGCCCATCACAATAGAACTGTTGATTATCGTACTGTTATTGGGCGCGACCTGCTACTGGCTGTTGTTCATCCGAGCCACAAACAGTGGGTTGACCTTTGAGAATAAGCTGCTGATTCCCGAACAGTTATTTGGAACCGTTGTAGATGGACGGCGGCAGTTTCTCCTGACCGTTGCCGAAGGAAGCCGAGAGTTCCTCCCAGGCAAACAAACACCGACAGCTGGCGTTAACGGACCGTTTCTGGGACCGACACTACGACTGCGTCGAGGCGAAGATGTCGATCTGACCGTCCAGAATAACCTGGATGAAATAACGACAATGCACTGGCACGGAATGCACGTTCCCGCTCGCATGGACGGCACACCACATCAGAAAATCGAGCCTGGAGAATCATGGACTGCCAGCTTTCCGGTCGATCAACAGGCCGCTCCGTTATGGTACCACCCGCATCCTCATGGCAGTACGGGACGGCATGTCTATCGGGGAGTCGCTGGCCTCATGTGGATTGATGACGATAACAGTGATGTGCTGGACCTGCCAAAGACCTACGGCGTTGACGACATTCCACTCGTGCTCCAAGACCGACTATTTGACAACGACGGTGCGTTTCGCTTTGCCCGCAACCAGGGTGCTGTCTATGGAAACACCATGCTGATCAATGGAACCTATAATCCATTTCTCCAGGTTGAGTCGCGTCGCATTCGATTCAGACTGTTAAACGGCTCGAATGCGCGTATCTACTACATCGGCTTTGACGACAACCGAGAATTTCATCAGATCGCCACAGATGGCGGATTCCTCGAGACGCCCCTCCAAACCAACCGCGTGATCCTCGCACCCGGCGAGCGAGCCGAGATCCTGGTTGACTTCAGCGACGGTGCTGAAGTCGTGTTGAAAAGCTACCCGGAAGCAGGATTGCGGAGAACGATTATATCGTTTTTTGGGGGAATCGGCACGGGGAATCTGCAATTGTTAAAGATCGTTCCCCGACCGACAAATCGTGCATCTCACGCACTGCCAGAGCGCCTCAACACCATCTCCCGCATTGATCCCGCACTCGCCGCCAAAACCCGTCCGATGGTTTTGGCTGGACCCCGACAAGGTGGTCGAGGGGGACG is drawn from Gemmatimonadota bacterium and contains these coding sequences:
- a CDS encoding fumarylacetoacetate hydrolase family protein, whose protein sequence is MKFVLYNDFQLGVLQGDTVVPVGNSVAGLGHHNAQEMMQMIITDWDAIQPRIESAIDGGNGVALDTVTLQSPLPRPGQLMCAAGNYIEPGHPERGLFNGFLKANTSVMPTGSTVELPDAEASVFHFEPELALVIGKRASHLSQADALDHVFGYTQFIDVSARGLPGGFFLGKSWHTFAPLGPALVTADEVSNPNDLSVKLWVNNALKHNFSTGDMARHIPELLEEITSVITLEPGDVVATGTHHEALSPIQDGFKVRLEIEEFGPHLEVSVHDSLKRRW
- a CDS encoding multicopper oxidase domain-containing protein, with translation MPANTATRPRRLKPITIELLIIVLLLGATCYWLLFIRATNSGLTFENKLLIPEQLFGTVVDGRRQFLLTVAEGSREFLPGKQTPTAGVNGPFLGPTLRLRRGEDVDLTVQNNLDEITTMHWHGMHVPARMDGTPHQKIEPGESWTASFPVDQQAAPLWYHPHPHGSTGRHVYRGVAGLMWIDDDNSDVLDLPKTYGVDDIPLVLQDRLFDNDGAFRFARNQGAVYGNTMLINGTYNPFLQVESRRIRFRLLNGSNARIYYIGFDDNREFHQIATDGGFLETPLQTNRVILAPGERAEILVDFSDGAEVVLKSYPEAGLRRTIISFFGGIGTGNLQLLKIVPRPTNRASHALPERLNTISRIDPALAAKTRPMVLAGPRQGGRGGRGGRLQNIQQRITRNLEALQGGRGGRGGRGGRGGRGGRGGPPINGKTMDMARIDEVVRLGDIEIWEVHNRGGQPHPFHLHPVQFQILDRNGQPSTSADLGWKDTVLVPPGDLVRIIMAFDRYADPQVPYMYHCHILEHEDNGMMGQFLVVEEPEQLSLITGKTTVVTFITGVQCGHCYEHARLFDEVLRENDINLLIITPESDPDQERVAALSSSLISDTAGKWAGWFGMAHTGPAHGTVLLDATGEVVWISTAPEPYMDVHDLVNRAKNLPGR